From a single Fusobacterium ulcerans ATCC 49185 genomic region:
- a CDS encoding acyl-CoA dehydratase activase gives MSKFTMGVDVGSTTSKAIILKDGKEIISQSVIAVGTGTSGPARAIKEVLEMAGFSSIDELDCAVATGYGRNSLEEVPLQMSELSCHAKGAYFLFPKVRTIIDIGGQDSKALSVGSNGILENFVMNDKCAAGTGRFLDVIAKVLEVSLSDLETLDEKSKEDVIISSTCTVFAESEVISQLAKGTKFEDIVKGIHTSIASRVGSLAKRVGIKDQVVMTGGVALNHGMIRALEKNIGFKIYTSEYCQLNGAIGAALFAYQKCLNAEKNK, from the coding sequence ATGAGTAAATTTACAATGGGAGTTGATGTGGGATCAACTACATCAAAGGCTATTATTTTAAAAGATGGAAAAGAAATTATTTCGCAATCTGTAATTGCAGTTGGAACAGGGACAAGTGGACCTGCTCGGGCTATTAAAGAGGTATTAGAAATGGCAGGATTTTCTTCAATTGATGAGTTAGATTGTGCTGTAGCTACTGGTTATGGAAGAAACTCATTGGAAGAAGTGCCATTGCAAATGTCAGAATTATCTTGTCATGCAAAGGGTGCCTACTTTCTTTTCCCTAAGGTAAGGACAATTATTGATATTGGAGGACAAGACTCAAAAGCATTAAGTGTTGGAAGTAATGGAATACTGGAAAATTTTGTTATGAATGATAAATGTGCAGCAGGAACAGGAAGGTTTTTAGATGTCATTGCTAAAGTTTTAGAAGTCAGTTTATCTGATTTAGAAACTCTTGATGAAAAGTCTAAAGAGGATGTTATAATTAGTTCTACTTGTACTGTATTTGCAGAATCAGAAGTCATTTCTCAATTAGCAAAAGGAACAAAATTTGAAGATATAGTAAAAGGAATCCATACATCTATTGCAAGCAGAGTAGGAAGTTTAGCAAAACGTGTAGGAATCAAAGATCAAGTTGTTATGACTGGTGGAGTAGCATTGAATCATGGAATGATAAGAGCTCTTGAAAAGAATATTGGCTTTAAAATCTATACAAGTGAATACTGCCAATTAAATGGAGCAATAGGAGCAGCACTTTTTGCTTATCAAAAATGTTTAAATGCAGAAAAAAATAAATAA
- the bioD gene encoding dethiobiotin synthase, with protein sequence MNTKGYFVIGTDTDIGKTFCSTLLYHGVRKKKGMYYKPIQSGGISKNGKLYAPDVLSLCQIERMDYQEEMVTYVLEAEVSPHLASELEGTIIEIEKIKKHFTKLCEQYDYLIVEGAGGLQVPLIRDQYHIYDLIKDFGFPVILVSSAKVGSINHAILTIESLEKLGISLHGILFNRVKDTEESKIYEKDNIEIILKHSPTKNHLIILENTREIQEKKLNLFLKGEANG encoded by the coding sequence ATGAATACTAAAGGGTATTTTGTCATAGGAACAGATACAGATATTGGAAAAACTTTTTGTAGTACTTTGTTATATCATGGAGTGCGAAAGAAAAAAGGCATGTATTACAAGCCAATCCAAAGTGGAGGAATTTCTAAAAATGGAAAACTATATGCCCCTGATGTCTTATCTCTATGTCAAATTGAGAGAATGGATTATCAGGAAGAAATGGTTACTTATGTTTTAGAAGCAGAAGTTTCTCCTCATTTAGCAAGTGAATTAGAAGGAACAATAATTGAGATTGAAAAAATCAAAAAGCATTTTACAAAACTTTGTGAACAGTATGATTATTTAATTGTTGAAGGAGCAGGAGGGTTACAAGTACCTTTGATTCGTGATCAATATCATATTTATGATTTGATTAAAGACTTTGGCTTTCCTGTGATCTTAGTAAGTAGTGCAAAAGTTGGCTCTATTAATCATGCTATATTAACAATAGAATCTTTAGAAAAATTAGGGATTTCTCTTCATGGGATTCTCTTTAATAGAGTAAAGGATACAGAGGAAAGTAAAATCTATGAGAAAGACAATATTGAGATTATTTTAAAACATTCTCCTACAAAGAATCATTTAATTATATTGGAAAATACAAGAGAAATTCAGGAGAAGAAGTTAAATTTATTTTTAAAAGGAGAAGCAAATGGCTAA
- a CDS encoding EFR1 family ferrodoxin (N-terminal region resembles flavodoxins. C-terminal ferrodoxin region binds two 4Fe-4S clusters.), with translation MKVKKVWAAYFSGTGTTEKIVCGLAKFLAEKLEAEFCCFDFTLPKARLEKSPFQKEDLVVFGTPTIAGRVPNVLLKYLATIEGRGALAVPISLYGNRNYDDCLIELRDILAKDGFYPIAAGAFIGEHSFSRILGAGRPDTKDMQILMEFAEKIVKKVETEDKTLIEVKGTPEPYRWYYQPRDRKGNPVDIRKVKPLTNDKCTDCKICAEVCPMGSISFENVREVPGICIKCCACIKKCPENAKYYEDAGYLYHQHELEEEYTRRAEPEYFV, from the coding sequence ATGAAAGTTAAAAAAGTATGGGCTGCATATTTTAGTGGAACAGGAACAACAGAAAAAATAGTATGTGGACTTGCAAAATTCTTAGCAGAAAAATTAGAAGCAGAATTCTGTTGCTTTGATTTTACTCTTCCCAAAGCAAGACTAGAAAAGAGTCCATTTCAAAAAGAAGATCTAGTAGTTTTTGGAACACCTACAATTGCTGGAAGGGTACCAAATGTTTTATTAAAATATTTGGCAACTATAGAAGGAAGAGGAGCTTTAGCAGTTCCTATTTCTCTTTATGGAAATCGAAACTATGATGATTGTTTGATAGAGCTTCGAGATATTTTAGCAAAAGATGGATTTTATCCAATTGCAGCAGGAGCCTTTATTGGAGAACACTCTTTTTCCAGAATTTTAGGAGCAGGAAGACCAGATACAAAGGATATGCAGATTCTTATGGAATTTGCAGAAAAAATTGTAAAGAAAGTGGAAACAGAAGATAAGACTTTAATTGAAGTAAAAGGAACTCCAGAGCCTTATCGCTGGTATTATCAACCACGGGATAGAAAAGGAAATCCTGTGGATATACGTAAGGTAAAACCTTTGACAAATGATAAATGCACAGACTGTAAAATTTGTGCAGAAGTTTGTCCTATGGGTTCAATTTCCTTTGAAAATGTAAGGGAAGTTCCAGGAATTTGTATCAAATGTTGTGCTTGTATTAAGAAATGTCCTGAAAATGCAAAATATTATGAAGATGCAGGATATTTGTATCATCAACATGAATTAGAGGAAGAATATACTAGAAGAGCAGAGCCAGAATATTTTGTATAA
- the bioA gene encoding adenosylmethionine--8-amino-7-oxononanoate transaminase — protein MAKRSQLQEKDLKYIFHPCAQMKDFEETPPLIITKGEGLYLFDETGKKYMDCISSWWVNLFGHANPRINKVIYNQINTLEHVIFANFGHEPAIELCENLVEVLPEGINKFLFADNGSSCIEMALKLSFQYHLQTGNPQKTKFISLENAYHGETIGALGVGDVDIFTKTYRPLIQEGRKVPVPYLDSTMTEEEYSKYEQECISKLESLIENNHQEIACMIIEPMVQGAAGMKMYSSYYLQKVRELTKKYNIHLIDDEIAMGFGRTGKMFACEHAGITPDIMCLAKGLSSGYYPIALVCITSDIFNAFYADYKEGKSFLHSHTYSGNPLGCRIAVEILKIFKEENIMNMVEKKGKFLQEKMKEYFHEKNYIKNYRNLGMIGAIELKEIKGIERVGRHIAALALEKGVLIRPIGNIVYFMPPYIITEEEIEIMLQVCQESIEEFLQTI, from the coding sequence ATGGCTAAAAGAAGTCAATTACAAGAGAAAGATTTAAAATATATATTTCATCCTTGTGCTCAAATGAAAGATTTTGAAGAAACACCACCTTTAATTATTACTAAGGGAGAGGGATTATATTTATTTGATGAAACAGGAAAAAAATATATGGATTGTATTTCTAGTTGGTGGGTTAATTTATTTGGACATGCTAATCCTAGAATTAATAAAGTAATTTACAATCAAATTAACACTTTAGAACATGTTATTTTTGCAAATTTTGGACATGAACCAGCAATTGAGCTATGTGAAAATTTAGTAGAGGTTTTACCTGAAGGAATCAATAAATTTTTATTTGCAGATAATGGTTCTTCTTGTATTGAGATGGCTCTGAAATTAAGTTTTCAATATCATTTACAAACAGGAAATCCACAAAAAACAAAATTTATTTCACTAGAAAATGCCTATCATGGAGAAACTATAGGAGCTCTTGGTGTGGGAGATGTAGATATTTTCACAAAGACCTATAGACCTTTGATTCAAGAAGGAAGAAAAGTTCCAGTTCCATATTTAGATTCTACAATGACAGAAGAAGAATATTCAAAATATGAGCAGGAATGTATTTCAAAGCTGGAAAGTTTAATTGAAAATAATCATCAGGAAATAGCATGTATGATTATAGAGCCTATGGTACAAGGGGCAGCAGGAATGAAGATGTATTCCAGCTATTATTTGCAGAAAGTAAGAGAATTGACAAAAAAATATAATATTCATTTAATTGATGATGAAATTGCAATGGGATTTGGAAGAACAGGAAAAATGTTTGCTTGTGAACATGCAGGGATTACTCCAGATATTATGTGTTTAGCAAAAGGATTATCCAGTGGATATTATCCAATTGCTCTTGTATGTATTACAAGTGATATCTTCAATGCATTTTATGCAGACTATAAAGAAGGAAAATCTTTTTTACATTCTCATACTTATTCTGGAAATCCACTGGGATGTAGAATTGCAGTAGAAATTTTAAAAATTTTTAAAGAAGAAAATATTATGAATATGGTAGAAAAAAAGGGAAAATTTCTACAGGAGAAGATGAAGGAATACTTTCATGAAAAAAATTATATAAAAAACTATCGAAATCTAGGAATGATAGGAGCAATTGAATTAAAAGAAATCAAAGGAATCGAACGAGTTGGTCGTCATATTGCTGCTCTTGCTTTAGAAAAGGGAGTATTAATACGACCAATTGGCAATATTGTTTATTTTATGCCTCCTTATATCATTACAGAGGAAGAAATAGAAATAATGCTGCAGGTTTGTCAGGAATCAATCGAAGAATTTTTACAAACAATATAG
- a CDS encoding 2-hydroxyacyl-CoA dehydratase subunit D — protein sequence MAGKMEKLPNKKPRAIDGHKPAAAILRKVVDKVYAEAWEAKRRGELVGWSSSKFPIELAKAFDLNVVYPENHAASTAAKKDGLRLCQAAEDMGYDNDICGYARISLAYAAGEPTDARRMPQPDFLLCCNNICNMMTKWYENIARMHNIPLIMIDIPFSNTVDVPEEKVDYLIGQFNYAIKQLEELTGKKFNEEKFEAACTRANRTAAAWLKSCSYMSYKPSPLSGFDLFNHMADIVAARCEEEAAIGFELLAQEFEQSIKEGTSTWEYPEEHRILFEGIPCWPGLRHLYEPLKDNGVNVTAVVYAPAFGFRYNNVREMAAAYCKAPCSVCIETGVEWRETMAKENGISGALVNYNRSCKPWSGAMPEIERRWREDLGIPVVNFDGDQADERNFSTEQYKTRVQGLVEIMEERKKEKIEKGEDVYTNFENTKETDWTKPTLK from the coding sequence ATGGCTGGAAAAATGGAAAAATTACCTAATAAAAAACCAAGAGCAATTGATGGACATAAACCTGCTGCTGCTATTTTAAGAAAAGTAGTAGATAAAGTATATGCAGAAGCTTGGGAAGCTAAGAGAAGAGGGGAATTAGTAGGGTGGAGCTCTTCTAAATTTCCAATTGAATTAGCAAAAGCATTTGATTTAAATGTTGTTTATCCTGAAAATCATGCAGCATCTACAGCAGCAAAAAAAGATGGATTAAGATTATGTCAGGCAGCAGAAGATATGGGATATGATAATGATATTTGTGGTTATGCAAGAATAAGTTTAGCTTATGCAGCTGGAGAACCAACAGATGCAAGAAGAATGCCACAACCTGATTTTTTGCTTTGCTGCAATAATATTTGTAATATGATGACAAAATGGTATGAAAATATTGCAAGAATGCATAATATTCCTTTAATTATGATTGATATTCCATTTTCAAATACAGTAGATGTACCAGAAGAAAAAGTGGATTATTTGATTGGACAATTTAATTATGCAATCAAACAATTGGAAGAATTAACTGGAAAGAAATTTAATGAAGAGAAATTTGAAGCTGCTTGTACAAGAGCTAACAGAACTGCAGCAGCATGGCTAAAATCATGTTCTTACATGAGTTATAAACCATCTCCTTTGAGTGGATTTGATCTGTTTAACCATATGGCAGACATTGTAGCAGCAAGATGTGAAGAAGAGGCAGCTATAGGATTTGAATTGCTGGCACAAGAATTTGAACAATCTATAAAAGAAGGAACTTCAACTTGGGAATATCCAGAAGAACATAGAATTTTATTTGAAGGAATCCCTTGTTGGCCAGGACTTAGACATCTATATGAACCATTGAAAGACAATGGAGTAAATGTAACAGCAGTTGTATATGCTCCAGCATTTGGATTTAGATATAATAATGTAAGAGAAATGGCAGCAGCTTATTGTAAAGCTCCTTGCTCTGTATGTATTGAAACAGGGGTAGAATGGAGAGAAACTATGGCAAAAGAAAATGGTATCAGCGGAGCTTTAGTAAACTATAATCGTAGTTGTAAGCCATGGAGTGGAGCTATGCCAGAAATTGAAAGAAGATGGAGAGAAGATTTAGGAATTCCAGTAGTAAATTTTGATGGTGATCAGGCAGATGAAAGAAACTTCTCAACTGAGCAATATAAAACAAGAGTGCAAGGTCTAGTAGAAATCATGGAAGAAAGAAAAAAAGAAAAAATAGAAAAAGGTGAAGATGTATATACAAACTTCGAAAATACAAAAGAAACAGATTGGACAAAACCAACTTTAAAATAG
- a CDS encoding GNAT family N-acetyltransferase, whose protein sequence is MIRKAKNNDIEIISKIYIDSRRRTYKNILPDDYLNSLTYSQAEKKWEEYLKNDNNVIFVHLDDAGAITSLAASKPYRHLKNCLYLDSLHVSPEFQSKGVGKSLILKTAAFALENNYDSMTISILRGNNRAEKIYQYLGAVYLNDFINYFDNTSAMSTIFIWKDLQKLISKHSK, encoded by the coding sequence ATGATTAGAAAAGCTAAGAATAATGATATAGAAATCATTTCTAAAATCTATATAGACAGCCGAAGAAGAACTTACAAAAATATTCTTCCAGATGATTATCTCAATTCACTAACTTATAGTCAGGCAGAAAAAAAATGGGAAGAGTATTTAAAAAATGACAATAATGTCATTTTTGTTCATTTAGATGATGCAGGAGCTATTACATCTCTTGCAGCAAGCAAACCTTACAGACATCTTAAAAATTGTCTTTATTTAGATTCGCTTCACGTATCTCCTGAATTTCAAAGTAAAGGAGTTGGAAAATCTCTGATCTTAAAAACTGCTGCTTTTGCTTTGGAAAATAATTATGACAGTATGACTATCTCTATTCTTAGAGGAAATAACAGAGCTGAAAAGATTTATCAATATTTAGGAGCTGTATATCTCAATGATTTTATTAATTATTTTGACAATACTTCTGCTATGTCCACAATATTTATTTGGAAAGATTTACAAAAGTTAATAAGCAAGCACAGCAAATAA
- a CDS encoding antiporter, whose product MESIVKMFFSNGVLMIFLALMLGYLFGRISFGGLKFGTSGVLIVALIFGHFGMKVPGIIGSVGLVLFLGSVGLSAGPSFVSNLKANFWGFLGTSFAILLSAALTIAMAVKFFDIPVDLALGIAAGALTCTASLAATVEITSSTVASVGYGLAYVFGIISIVMFVQIVPKFLKVNIKEENDKMVDPPLSQRLSNLKDLKLIVVDGPGVFIVAFAIVIGVIIGSIKIPLGSGTFFSLGNAGGTIIAGIIVSAIGRIGKISLQPVKTTLMPIRDLGISLFLLQNGAQAGAGFIATLSKYGVKLFIVGVIMSLVAIIAAYIVAKVIFKMPLFAALGATTGAMTSAPALNALISVSNDDRVAAFYAACQPVATVGLVILPQIMVSILGK is encoded by the coding sequence ATGGAAAGTATTGTTAAAATGTTTTTTTCTAATGGAGTTCTTATGATTTTTCTAGCATTAATGTTGGGATATCTATTTGGAAGAATATCTTTTGGAGGATTAAAATTTGGAACATCAGGGGTTTTAATAGTAGCACTTATATTTGGACATTTTGGGATGAAAGTTCCTGGTATAATTGGTTCAGTTGGACTTGTTTTGTTCTTAGGAAGTGTTGGACTATCAGCAGGACCATCTTTTGTTAGTAATCTTAAAGCTAACTTTTGGGGATTCTTAGGTACATCTTTTGCAATTTTGCTGTCAGCAGCTTTAACTATAGCAATGGCTGTTAAGTTTTTTGATATTCCTGTTGATTTGGCATTAGGAATTGCAGCAGGAGCTTTAACTTGTACAGCTTCTCTTGCAGCTACTGTTGAGATCACATCATCAACTGTTGCAAGTGTAGGTTATGGATTGGCATATGTTTTTGGAATAATAAGCATAGTAATGTTTGTACAAATAGTTCCTAAATTTTTAAAGGTTAACATTAAAGAAGAAAATGATAAGATGGTAGATCCACCTTTATCTCAAAGATTATCTAATTTAAAAGACTTAAAACTTATAGTAGTTGATGGACCAGGAGTATTTATTGTCGCATTTGCAATAGTTATAGGAGTTATAATTGGTTCTATAAAAATTCCTTTAGGTTCTGGAACATTTTTCTCTCTTGGAAATGCAGGAGGAACAATTATTGCAGGAATTATAGTATCTGCTATTGGAAGAATAGGAAAAATCAGTTTACAACCTGTAAAAACTACACTTATGCCTATAAGAGATTTAGGAATTTCTCTTTTCCTATTGCAAAATGGTGCACAGGCAGGAGCAGGATTTATAGCAACTTTATCTAAATATGGTGTAAAACTATTTATAGTTGGTGTAATTATGAGTTTAGTTGCAATTATTGCAGCTTATATAGTTGCTAAAGTTATATTTAAAATGCCATTGTTTGCTGCTCTTGGAGCAACAACTGGAGCAATGACTTCAGCACCAGCATTGAATGCTCTTATTTCAGTTTCTAATGATGACAGAGTAGCAGCTTTTTATGCAGCTTGTCAACCAGTTGCAACTGTAGGACTTGTTATATTACCACAAATTATGGTTTCTATTCTAGGTAAGTAA
- the bioB gene encoding biotin synthase BioB, producing the protein MREFVHQLKEQVLNGYSITREDAEKLLSLSIEKEEDLHELLKAANEIREKFCGNFFNLCTILNAKSGRCSENCKYCAQSAHFKTAAEIYPLVVKEKALEAAKEVEAEGAHRFSLVTSGRGLNGGEKELDQLAEIYQYLQKNTKLDLCASHGICTKEALQKLKDAGVKTYHHNLESSRRFYGTICTSHTFDDRVNTIKYAHEVGMQVCSGGIFGLGETEEDRIDMAFDLRELGVHSIPINILTPIPGTPLEKNEAVDPRELLKDIAIFRFILPKVSIRYAGGRVKLGEYAKLGLEGGINSALTGNFLTTTGNTIESDKKMIKELGYEY; encoded by the coding sequence ATGAGAGAGTTTGTACATCAATTGAAAGAACAGGTATTAAATGGATATTCAATAACGAGAGAAGATGCAGAAAAATTATTAAGTTTATCAATAGAAAAAGAGGAAGATTTACATGAATTATTAAAAGCAGCCAATGAAATTAGAGAAAAATTTTGTGGAAACTTTTTTAATCTATGTACTATTCTAAATGCAAAGTCTGGGAGATGCTCAGAAAACTGCAAATATTGTGCTCAGTCAGCTCATTTTAAAACAGCAGCAGAAATTTATCCTTTAGTAGTGAAAGAAAAAGCTTTGGAAGCAGCGAAAGAAGTGGAAGCAGAAGGAGCCCATAGATTTTCCCTGGTAACAAGTGGAAGAGGATTAAATGGAGGAGAAAAGGAATTAGATCAACTAGCAGAAATTTATCAATATTTACAGAAGAATACAAAGTTAGATTTGTGTGCTTCACATGGAATATGCACTAAAGAAGCTCTTCAAAAATTAAAAGATGCAGGAGTGAAAACTTATCATCATAATTTGGAAAGTTCAAGAAGATTTTATGGGACAATTTGTACTTCTCATACTTTTGATGATAGAGTAAATACAATTAAATATGCACATGAAGTTGGAATGCAAGTATGCAGTGGAGGTATTTTTGGATTAGGAGAAACAGAGGAAGACAGAATAGATATGGCTTTTGATTTACGAGAATTAGGAGTTCATTCTATTCCAATTAATATTTTAACTCCAATTCCTGGAACACCTTTAGAAAAGAATGAAGCTGTAGATCCAAGAGAATTATTAAAAGATATTGCCATTTTTAGATTTATTTTACCAAAAGTATCAATTCGATATGCAGGTGGAAGAGTGAAATTGGGAGAATATGCAAAGTTAGGACTAGAAGGAGGAATTAACTCTGCTTTAACTGGAAATTTCCTAACTACAACAGGAAATACAATAGAAAGTGACAAAAAAATGATTAAGGAACTTGGATATGAATACTAA
- a CDS encoding biotin--[acetyl-CoA-carboxylase] ligase produces the protein MALYQFDVLDSTNEYMKENRKKFQDYDIVLAKNQTAGKGRRGNIWISTEGMGLFTFLVRKQEKEENINYMKLPLLVGLAAIRAFQKIKKAEYQFKWTNDIYLQGKKLGGILVERRENDFLIGIGLNINNQIPLEIKHIAISLQELGEQEYSIPDIVLEVVEQFRTLWKEYTSGNWKEILTEINKINYLYGKRVALRAGNLFIEGIVQQINNEGEIEIMSDGKIKSFAMGEVIRERLIFPLEANIESFAKAYILKEASYDVIICLVGEFNENWMEKLETLHLKVEKNISLEEAMKKYQAKSFLDFPNIFPLENYSEERIKKIAKMFV, from the coding sequence ATGGCTTTATATCAATTTGATGTTCTGGATTCTACAAATGAGTATATGAAGGAAAATCGAAAAAAATTTCAAGACTATGATATTGTCCTTGCTAAAAACCAAACAGCTGGAAAAGGAAGACGTGGAAATATTTGGATTTCTACTGAGGGAATGGGTTTATTTACTTTTCTTGTTAGGAAACAGGAAAAAGAAGAAAATATTAACTATATGAAACTACCTTTGTTAGTAGGGCTTGCAGCTATTCGGGCATTTCAAAAAATAAAAAAAGCAGAATATCAATTTAAATGGACCAATGATATTTATTTACAAGGTAAGAAATTAGGAGGAATTTTAGTAGAAAGGCGAGAAAATGACTTTTTAATTGGAATAGGATTAAATATTAATAATCAGATTCCTTTAGAAATTAAACATATAGCAATTTCTTTACAAGAATTAGGAGAACAGGAGTATTCTATTCCTGATATTGTTTTGGAAGTAGTAGAACAGTTTCGAACTCTTTGGAAAGAATATACCTCAGGGAATTGGAAAGAGATTTTGACAGAAATTAATAAAATCAATTATTTATATGGAAAAAGAGTTGCTTTAAGAGCAGGAAATCTTTTTATAGAAGGAATTGTACAGCAGATTAATAATGAGGGTGAAATTGAGATTATGTCTGATGGAAAGATAAAAAGTTTTGCAATGGGAGAAGTAATCAGAGAACGTCTTATCTTTCCTTTAGAAGCAAATATAGAAAGCTTTGCAAAAGCTTATATTTTAAAGGAAGCTAGCTATGATGTTATTATATGTCTAGTTGGAGAATTTAATGAAAATTGGATGGAAAAACTGGAAACTTTACATTTGAAAGTAGAAAAGAATATAAGTTTAGAAGAAGCAATGAAAAAATATCAGGCAAAGTCTTTCTTAGATTTTCCAAATATCTTTCCGTTAGAGAACTATTCAGAGGAAAGAATTAAGAAAATTGCAAAAATGTTTGTTTGA
- a CDS encoding 2-hydroxyacyl-CoA dehydratase subunit D, with translation MDEIKELLEQFKYYANNPRKQLDKYLAEGKKAVGVFPYYAPEEIVYAAGIVPFGVWGGQGSIERAKAYFPTFYYSLALRCLEMALDGTLDGLSASIVTTLDDTLRPFSQNYKVGVGQKIPMIFLNHGQHRKEEFGKTYNARIFNKAKEELERICGVTVTDENLKKAFEVYNENRSEKRRFIKLAAKHPQTVKASDRCYVLKSSYFMLKDEHTALLKQLNAKLEALPEESWDGVRVVTSGIITDTPGLLEVFDAYKICIVADDVAHESRALKVDIDLSIEDPMLALADQFARMDEDPLLYDPDIYKRPKYVVNLVKENNADGCLLFMMNFNDTEEMEYPSLKQIFDAENLPLIKMGYDQQMIDFGQVKTQLETFNEIVQLNRM, from the coding sequence ATGGACGAAATTAAAGAATTGTTAGAACAATTTAAATATTATGCAAATAATCCTAGAAAGCAATTAGATAAATATCTTGCTGAAGGAAAAAAAGCAGTAGGAGTTTTCCCATATTATGCTCCAGAAGAAATTGTGTATGCAGCAGGGATTGTACCTTTTGGTGTATGGGGAGGACAAGGTTCTATTGAAAGAGCAAAAGCATATTTCCCAACATTCTACTACTCTTTGGCATTACGTTGTTTAGAAATGGCTTTAGATGGAACTTTAGATGGACTATCAGCTTCTATTGTAACAACTTTAGATGATACTTTAAGACCATTTTCACAAAACTATAAAGTGGGTGTAGGACAAAAAATTCCTATGATTTTCTTAAACCATGGACAACATAGAAAAGAAGAATTTGGGAAGACTTACAATGCAAGAATTTTCAATAAAGCAAAAGAAGAATTAGAAAGAATTTGTGGAGTAACAGTTACAGATGAAAACTTGAAAAAAGCTTTTGAAGTTTATAATGAAAATAGAAGTGAAAAAAGAAGGTTTATCAAGTTAGCAGCAAAACATCCACAAACAGTTAAAGCATCTGACAGATGTTATGTATTAAAAAGTTCATACTTTATGTTAAAAGATGAACACACAGCTTTATTAAAACAATTAAATGCAAAATTAGAGGCCCTTCCAGAAGAATCATGGGATGGAGTTCGTGTAGTAACAAGTGGAATTATTACAGATACTCCAGGATTATTAGAAGTATTTGATGCTTATAAAATATGTATTGTTGCAGATGATGTAGCTCATGAATCAAGAGCTTTAAAGGTAGATATTGATTTATCAATAGAAGATCCTATGTTAGCTCTGGCAGATCAATTTGCAAGAATGGATGAAGATCCTCTTCTATATGATCCAGATATTTACAAAAGACCAAAATATGTTGTTAACTTAGTAAAAGAAAACAATGCAGATGGATGTCTGTTATTTATGATGAACTTCAACGATACAGAAGAAATGGAATATCCTTCATTAAAACAAATTTTTGATGCAGAAAACCTTCCGCTTATCAAAATGGGATATGACCAGCAAATGATAGATTTTGGACAAGTAAAAACACAATTAGAAACTTTCAATGAAATTGTACAATTAAATAGAATGTAG
- a CDS encoding leucine-rich repeat domain-containing protein, with translation MSQNIWENDDFIFKGDELKGMTDKGKDKVKTQGFTDMVIPPITPEGVAIKRIGDNAFYRRGLTSVVIPDTVESIGYDAFGVCKLIEVKLPSSLVTIEGFAFYRNKLKKVEFGKAVKIIEPSAFALNELEEISFPESLEVIDTSAFYKNELTALSLPATIKKINMYAFCKNNITEIEIPKSIEFLHAKAFEENTELK, from the coding sequence ATGAGTCAAAATATATGGGAAAATGATGATTTTATTTTTAAAGGTGATGAGCTGAAAGGAATGACAGATAAAGGAAAAGACAAAGTCAAGACACAAGGCTTCACTGATATGGTAATTCCTCCAATAACTCCTGAAGGTGTAGCAATTAAAAGAATTGGAGATAATGCTTTTTATAGAAGAGGATTAACTTCTGTTGTTATTCCTGATACTGTAGAAAGTATTGGATATGACGCTTTTGGAGTATGTAAGTTAATAGAAGTAAAATTACCAAGCTCTTTAGTTACAATTGAAGGATTTGCTTTTTATAGAAATAAATTGAAGAAAGTAGAATTTGGAAAAGCAGTAAAAATTATTGAACCAAGTGCTTTTGCTTTGAATGAATTAGAAGAAATTTCTTTTCCAGAATCATTAGAGGTTATTGACACTTCAGCTTTTTATAAAAATGAATTAACAGCATTAAGTCTTCCAGCAACTATCAAAAAAATAAATATGTACGCATTTTGTAAAAATAATATCACAGAAATAGAGATTCCTAAATCTATAGAATTTTTACATGCAAAAGCTTTCGAGGAAAATACAGAATTAAAATAG